From one Actinopolyspora saharensis genomic stretch:
- a CDS encoding Mov34/MPN/PAD-1 family protein, with protein sequence MLVIRRDLVDAMVAHARRDHPDEACGVVAGPEGSDRPERVIEMINAERSPTFYRFDSTEQLQVWRAMDAADEEPVVIYHSHTATEAYPSRTDVSYASEPNAHYVLVSTRDPQEYELRSYSIVDGVVTEEPVEVVESYMFAHTGSDDIPDRG encoded by the coding sequence GTGCTGGTGATCCGACGCGACCTCGTGGATGCGATGGTTGCGCATGCTCGACGGGACCACCCGGATGAGGCGTGTGGTGTGGTAGCTGGCCCGGAAGGGTCAGATCGCCCCGAGCGGGTGATCGAGATGATCAACGCCGAACGTTCGCCGACGTTCTATCGGTTCGACTCCACCGAGCAACTGCAGGTCTGGCGGGCCATGGACGCCGCGGACGAGGAGCCGGTGGTCATCTACCACTCGCACACCGCCACCGAGGCGTACCCCTCGCGGACCGACGTGTCCTACGCCTCGGAACCCAACGCGCACTACGTGCTCGTGTCCACCAGGGACCCGCAGGAATACGAGCTGCGCTCCTACAGCATCGTCGACGGCGTCGTCACCGAGGAGCCGGTGGAGGTCGTCGAGTCCTACATGTTCGCCCACACCGGCAGCGACGACATCCCCGACCGAGGCTGA
- a CDS encoding MoaD family protein translates to MAVNVSIPTILRTYTGGQKSVEADGSTVAEVINDLDSRHTGLKDRLVKDGALHRFVNVYVNDEDVRFVGGLEASISDGDSLTILPAVAGGMR, encoded by the coding sequence ATGGCAGTCAATGTTTCGATCCCGACCATTCTGCGCACTTACACCGGTGGGCAGAAGTCGGTTGAGGCCGACGGCAGCACCGTGGCCGAGGTGATCAACGATCTCGACTCGCGGCACACGGGGCTCAAGGACCGACTGGTCAAGGACGGTGCGCTGCACCGTTTCGTGAACGTCTACGTCAACGACGAGGACGTCCGGTTCGTCGGTGGCCTCGAGGCCTCGATCTCGGACGGGGACAGCCTGACGATCCTGCCTGCCGTCGCAGGCGGCATGCGCTGA
- a CDS encoding PLP-dependent cysteine synthase family protein, producing the protein MARYDSLLDTLGDTPLVGLPRLSPSSDVRLWAKLEDRNPTGSVKDRPALAMIEAAEKEGTLTQGCTILEPTSGNTGISLAMAASLKGYGLVCVMPENTSEERRQILQAYGARIVSSPAEGGSNQAVAVAKQLAEQNPDWVMLYQYGNSANAEAHYRGTGPEILKDLPNVTHFVAGLGTTGTLVGVGRYLHEQKPGTQIVASEPRYGELVYGLRNLDEGFVPELYDADVLNRRFSVGSYDALRRTRQLLECEGIFAGISTGAVLHAALTVGERAAAAGESAEIVFLVADAGWKYLSTGAYGGTLDEAAQQLDGQLWA; encoded by the coding sequence GTGGCCCGCTACGACTCGTTGCTGGACACCCTCGGAGACACTCCGCTGGTCGGACTGCCGCGGCTCTCGCCGTCTTCCGACGTGCGGTTGTGGGCGAAGCTGGAGGACCGTAACCCGACCGGTTCGGTCAAGGACCGGCCCGCGCTGGCCATGATCGAGGCGGCCGAGAAGGAGGGCACCCTCACCCAGGGGTGCACGATCCTGGAGCCCACCTCGGGAAACACCGGTATCTCCCTGGCCATGGCCGCTTCGCTGAAGGGGTACGGCCTCGTTTGCGTGATGCCGGAGAACACTTCCGAGGAACGCAGGCAGATCCTGCAGGCTTACGGAGCGCGCATCGTCTCCTCCCCGGCCGAGGGAGGTTCGAACCAGGCCGTGGCCGTTGCCAAGCAGCTGGCCGAGCAGAACCCGGACTGGGTGATGCTGTACCAGTACGGCAACTCGGCCAACGCCGAGGCGCACTACCGGGGGACCGGTCCGGAGATCCTGAAGGACCTCCCGAACGTGACGCACTTCGTCGCCGGTCTCGGAACGACGGGAACACTGGTGGGTGTGGGGCGTTACCTGCACGAGCAGAAGCCGGGCACCCAGATCGTGGCCTCCGAGCCGCGTTACGGGGAGCTGGTCTACGGACTGCGGAACCTGGACGAGGGCTTCGTCCCGGAGCTCTACGACGCCGACGTGCTCAACCGGCGGTTCTCCGTCGGGTCCTACGACGCGTTGCGGCGGACCCGCCAGCTGCTGGAGTGCGAGGGCATCTTCGCCGGCATCTCCACCGGGGCCGTGCTGCACGCCGCGCTGACGGTGGGCGAACGCGCCGCCGCGGCCGGGGAGTCCGCCGAGATCGTCTTCCTGGTGGCCGATGCGGGCTGGAAGTACCTGTCCACGGGCGCCTACGGGGGCACGCTGGACGAGGCCGCGCAGCAGCTGGACGGCCAGCTCTGGGCCTGA
- a CDS encoding rhomboid family intramembrane serine protease, protein MLPPQPGRAAAVSLAFVALLYVLELIDQLFFQAGATTPGRVHGLDVNGIQPREVEGLDGIVWAPLLHAGWEHLMGNTLPLLVLGWLCMAGGMGRFVVVTAVVWVIGGLGTWLVAGESTTHLGASGLAFGWLMFLLVRGFFTGSMAQILVAVVLVVYWGGMLWGVLPGQHGVSWQAHLFGALGGVLAAWLVTRSDRPHRGGSARSGELPGRLGS, encoded by the coding sequence GTGCTGCCACCGCAGCCGGGGAGGGCGGCGGCGGTGTCGCTGGCTTTCGTGGCCCTGCTGTACGTGCTGGAACTGATCGACCAGCTGTTCTTTCAGGCGGGGGCGACCACTCCCGGAAGAGTGCACGGGCTCGACGTCAACGGCATCCAGCCGCGTGAGGTGGAGGGACTGGACGGCATCGTCTGGGCACCGCTGCTGCACGCGGGCTGGGAACACCTCATGGGCAACACCCTGCCGCTGCTGGTGCTCGGGTGGCTGTGCATGGCGGGAGGGATGGGCCGCTTCGTCGTGGTCACCGCCGTGGTCTGGGTGATCGGCGGACTGGGGACCTGGTTGGTAGCCGGGGAGTCGACCACCCACCTCGGCGCCTCGGGCCTCGCCTTCGGCTGGCTGATGTTCTTGCTGGTGCGCGGCTTCTTCACCGGGAGCATGGCGCAGATCCTGGTGGCCGTGGTGCTGGTCGTCTACTGGGGCGGAATGCTGTGGGGCGTCCTGCCCGGGCAGCACGGGGTCTCGTGGCAGGCTCACCTGTTCGGAGCGCTGGGGGGCGTGCTCGCTGCCTGGCTGGTGACTCGGAGTGACCGTCCGCACAGGGGCGGGTCCGCGCGTTCCGGTGAGCTGCCGGGCAGACTGGGGTCGTGA
- the murI gene encoding glutamate racemase has translation MTQAPIGIFDSGVGGLTVARAIMDQLPGERLRYVGDTANGPYGPQPIARVREHALAVADSLVEEGVKMLVVACNTASAACLRDARERYDIPVVEVVLPAARRAAATTRNGRVGVIGTSATVRSRAYEDAFAAAPGVTPHTVACPRFVNFVERGTTSGRQILGLVQAYLDPLQRADVDTLVLGCTHYPLLSGVLQIVMGDQVTLVSSAEETAKDVVRVLTERDLLAERDASGDPPKHEFRATGSAEPFAKLARRFLGPSVTSDVALPPDVSRSVV, from the coding sequence GTGACCCAAGCACCGATCGGGATCTTCGATTCCGGCGTGGGCGGCCTCACGGTGGCCCGCGCGATCATGGACCAGCTTCCCGGAGAACGGCTGCGCTACGTGGGCGACACCGCCAACGGCCCCTACGGGCCGCAGCCGATAGCGCGGGTGCGCGAGCACGCCCTGGCGGTGGCGGACTCCCTCGTCGAAGAGGGGGTGAAGATGCTGGTCGTGGCCTGCAACACCGCTTCGGCCGCCTGTCTGCGGGACGCGCGGGAGCGCTACGACATTCCCGTGGTGGAGGTCGTGCTGCCCGCCGCGCGCCGCGCGGCTGCCACCACCCGCAACGGCAGGGTGGGGGTGATCGGCACCAGCGCGACAGTTCGCTCCCGCGCCTACGAGGACGCGTTCGCCGCCGCCCCCGGGGTGACCCCGCACACCGTGGCCTGCCCCAGGTTCGTGAACTTCGTCGAACGCGGGACGACCTCCGGCAGGCAGATCCTCGGGCTGGTGCAGGCCTATCTGGATCCGCTGCAGCGGGCCGACGTGGACACCCTGGTGCTCGGGTGCACCCACTACCCGCTGCTGAGCGGGGTGCTGCAGATCGTCATGGGCGATCAGGTGACGCTGGTCTCCAGCGCGGAGGAGACGGCGAAGGACGTGGTGCGGGTGCTCACCGAGCGCGACCTGCTCGCGGAGCGGGACGCCTCCGGCGATCCGCCGAAGCACGAGTTCCGCGCCACGGGCTCGGCCGAGCCGTTCGCCAAGCTGGCCCGACGTTTTCTCGGGCCTTCCGTCACATCCGATGTTGCGTTGCCGCCCGACGTGTCACGCTCGGTCGTGTGA
- a CDS encoding MBL fold metallo-hydrolase produces MKLTILGCSGSIPGSATPASGYLVESGGVRILLDLGNGTLGTLQRFADPFAADALLLSHLHPDHCADFGALTVLRRYHPDPPYAPGERRLSVFGPEEAPDRLAALYAPSSAERAATDLSDVFDFRSVPESPVRIGPFEITAFPVEHICPSWGFRVAAEGRVLAYTGDTGPCGGLTGLAADVDVLLSEASWQDSPDRPDGLHLSGKQAAEVAERGSVGRLLLTHLQPWADSAAILAEARASTSAPVELVSAGETYEV; encoded by the coding sequence GTGAAGCTGACGATCCTCGGTTGCTCCGGCAGCATCCCGGGCTCCGCCACGCCCGCTTCGGGGTACCTGGTGGAGTCGGGCGGCGTCCGGATCCTGCTCGATCTGGGCAACGGCACGTTGGGAACCCTGCAGCGCTTCGCCGATCCGTTCGCCGCGGACGCCCTGCTGCTTTCACACCTGCACCCCGACCACTGCGCGGACTTCGGCGCGCTGACCGTGCTGCGCCGGTACCACCCCGACCCGCCGTACGCCCCCGGCGAGCGCAGGCTGAGCGTGTTCGGCCCGGAGGAGGCGCCGGACCGGCTGGCCGCGCTGTACGCCCCCAGCTCAGCCGAGCGCGCCGCGACCGACCTCTCCGACGTGTTCGACTTCCGCTCCGTGCCCGAGAGTCCTGTGCGGATCGGCCCGTTCGAGATCACGGCTTTCCCCGTGGAGCACATCTGCCCCAGCTGGGGGTTCCGGGTGGCCGCCGAGGGCAGGGTGCTGGCCTACACCGGTGACACCGGTCCCTGCGGCGGGCTCACCGGACTCGCCGCCGACGTCGACGTGCTGCTGTCCGAGGCCTCCTGGCAGGACTCCCCGGACCGTCCGGACGGGCTGCACCTCTCGGGCAAGCAGGCCGCCGAGGTGGCCGAGAGAGGTTCGGTGGGCAGGCTGCTGCTGACGCACCTGCAACCCTGGGCCGACAGCGCCGCGATCCTCGCCGAGGCGCGCGCGAGCACCTCGGCCCCCGTGGAGCTGGTCTCCGCGGGCGAGACCTACGAGGTCTGA
- a CDS encoding Imm1 family immunity protein, whose protein sequence is MTVTAVWPIDSPDAPNGGDGVTLTDPSEVSGLLSRLAEPGAGVATVWHEHREPADEETGMLDHDVCVAVRDGYGYLSYIDVEHDLAVPRGEPESPALVGEDVEFPAGSGVELGVLAEALSEFLRTGRRPESVDWSTVEE, encoded by the coding sequence ATGACTGTCACCGCCGTTTGGCCGATCGACTCGCCGGATGCCCCGAACGGCGGCGACGGTGTGACGTTGACCGACCCGTCCGAGGTGAGCGGGCTGCTCAGCAGGCTGGCCGAGCCGGGCGCCGGGGTGGCCACCGTCTGGCACGAGCACCGCGAACCGGCCGACGAGGAAACCGGGATGCTCGACCACGACGTCTGCGTGGCAGTGCGGGACGGCTACGGCTACCTGAGCTACATCGACGTCGAGCACGACCTCGCCGTCCCGCGGGGCGAGCCGGAATCGCCCGCGCTGGTCGGGGAGGACGTCGAGTTCCCCGCGGGCAGCGGGGTGGAGCTCGGCGTGCTGGCCGAGGCGCTGAGCGAGTTCCTGCGCACCGGACGTCGTCCCGAGTCCGTCGACTGGAGCACCGTCGAGGAGTGA
- the rph gene encoding ribonuclease PH, whose product MARADGRSDDALRDVRITRGYQDWPAGSVMVEFGRTRVLCAASVQEGVPRWRSGSGLGWVTAEYAMLPSATNTRGARESVKGKIGGRTHEISRLVGRSLRSCIDMSALGENTITLDCDVIQADGGTRTAAITGAYVALADAVTWLRASKRLSDPKPLSCAVSAVSVGVVDGRVRLDLPYEEDSRAEVDMNVVATDHGTFVEVQGTGEGATFPRSTLDEMLDKALAGSARLCELQAEALAEPYPGQLPGSKA is encoded by the coding sequence GTGGCAAGAGCTGATGGCAGGAGCGACGACGCGCTCAGGGACGTACGGATCACCCGTGGTTACCAGGACTGGCCGGCAGGGTCGGTGATGGTGGAATTCGGTCGCACACGGGTGCTGTGCGCGGCCAGCGTGCAGGAGGGAGTTCCGCGCTGGCGCTCCGGTTCCGGCCTGGGCTGGGTGACGGCCGAGTACGCGATGCTGCCCTCGGCGACGAACACGCGCGGGGCGCGCGAGTCGGTCAAGGGCAAGATCGGCGGGCGCACGCACGAGATCAGCAGGCTGGTGGGGCGTTCGCTGCGCAGCTGCATCGACATGAGCGCGCTGGGGGAGAACACGATCACGCTGGACTGCGACGTGATCCAGGCCGACGGTGGGACGCGCACCGCGGCGATCACCGGGGCCTACGTGGCGCTGGCCGACGCGGTCACCTGGCTGCGGGCCTCCAAGCGGCTCTCCGATCCCAAACCGCTGTCCTGCGCCGTCTCCGCGGTCAGCGTCGGTGTGGTGGACGGCAGGGTCCGGTTGGACCTGCCGTACGAGGAGGACTCCCGCGCCGAGGTGGACATGAACGTGGTGGCCACCGACCACGGGACCTTCGTGGAGGTGCAGGGCACCGGGGAGGGCGCGACCTTCCCGCGTTCCACCCTGGACGAGATGCTGGACAAGGCGCTGGCCGGTTCGGCCCGGTTGTGCGAGCTGCAGGCCGAGGCGCTGGCCGAGCCCTACCCGGGGCAGCTTCCGGGGAGCAAGGCATGA
- the rdgB gene encoding RdgB/HAM1 family non-canonical purine NTP pyrophosphatase, whose product MSRLLLATRNSKKLVELRRILADAGVAGVEVVGLDDVPEFPEAPETGATFEENALAKAADAARASGLPAVADDSGLSVDALNGMPGVLSARWAGRHGDDQANLDLVLAQLGDVPAERRGAAFVAAAALVTPDGAETVVRGSWPGRIVREPRGTNGFGYDPIFVPEGESRTSAELSSAEKDADSHRGRALRELLPHLRALAG is encoded by the coding sequence ATGAGCAGGTTGTTGCTGGCCACGCGCAACTCGAAGAAGCTCGTCGAGCTGCGCCGCATCCTCGCCGACGCCGGGGTGGCCGGTGTCGAGGTGGTCGGGCTGGACGACGTGCCGGAGTTCCCGGAGGCCCCCGAGACGGGGGCTACCTTCGAGGAGAACGCGCTGGCCAAGGCCGCCGACGCGGCTCGGGCCAGCGGGCTTCCGGCCGTGGCCGACGACTCGGGGTTGAGCGTGGACGCGCTCAACGGGATGCCCGGAGTGCTGTCGGCGCGCTGGGCGGGCAGGCACGGCGACGACCAGGCCAACCTGGATCTGGTGCTGGCCCAGTTGGGCGACGTGCCCGCGGAGCGGCGCGGGGCCGCTTTCGTGGCCGCCGCCGCGCTGGTGACCCCGGACGGCGCGGAGACCGTGGTGCGCGGCAGCTGGCCGGGTCGCATCGTGCGCGAGCCGCGCGGGACCAACGGTTTCGGCTACGACCCGATCTTCGTTCCCGAGGGGGAGAGCCGCACTTCGGCGGAGCTGTCCTCGGCGGAGAAGGACGCGGACTCTCACCGGGGGCGGGCGCTGCGCGAGCTGCTGCCGCACCTGCGGGCGCTGGCGGGGTGA
- a CDS encoding sulfite exporter TauE/SafE family protein: MLGEWLEPVLLAVAGFVSGCVNAVAGGGSLLVFPALLGTGLPPLAANVTNSVAQAPGFVGAALSQRRDLIANGRRLLSISIAAVLGSAGGCALLLILPGEVFDAVVPALVGLSAVLMAFQNRIRKWLGNPDQHGPDSTVLLTGGILLASVYGGYFGGARSVIFVVILVLTANATMRTLNAAKNWLSLLGSAVTVVIYALLAPVDWVAVAALVPTTLLGGVVGGKVAQRLPAAGLRWAVVVIAAVVAIYMAVD, from the coding sequence GTGCTTGGCGAATGGCTGGAACCGGTACTGCTCGCCGTGGCCGGATTCGTGTCCGGTTGCGTCAACGCCGTCGCGGGCGGTGGCTCGCTGCTGGTGTTTCCCGCGCTGCTCGGCACGGGACTTCCGCCGCTGGCGGCCAACGTGACGAACTCGGTGGCCCAGGCCCCCGGTTTCGTCGGCGCGGCGCTGAGCCAGCGCCGGGACCTCATCGCCAACGGACGCAGGCTGCTGTCGATATCGATCGCGGCCGTGCTCGGCTCCGCAGGGGGCTGCGCCCTGCTGCTCATCCTCCCAGGTGAGGTGTTCGACGCGGTGGTTCCCGCTCTCGTGGGGCTCTCGGCCGTGCTGATGGCCTTCCAGAACCGCATCCGGAAATGGCTCGGCAACCCGGACCAGCACGGCCCGGACAGCACGGTGCTGCTCACCGGGGGGATCTTGTTGGCCTCGGTCTACGGGGGCTACTTCGGCGGGGCGCGCAGCGTCATCTTCGTGGTGATCCTGGTGCTGACGGCCAATGCGACGATGCGCACGCTCAACGCCGCGAAGAACTGGCTGAGCCTGCTCGGCAGCGCGGTCACCGTCGTGATCTACGCGCTGCTCGCGCCGGTGGACTGGGTGGCAGTGGCCGCGCTGGTGCCCACCACGCTTCTCGGGGGCGTGGTCGGCGGAAAGGTGGCGCAACGGCTGCCCGCCGCGGGCTTGCGCTGGGCCGTCGTGGTGATCGCGGCCGTGGTCGCGATCTACATGGCCGTGGACTGA
- the bcp gene encoding thioredoxin-dependent thiol peroxidase, whose amino-acid sequence MTEQLSPGDVAPDFTLPDADGGSVTLSEYRGSPVVVYFYPAAGTPGCTKEACDFRDNLADLEGAGFAVLGISPDKPGKLAEFRDSEGLTFPLLSDPDRAVMSQWGAYGEKNNYGKIVQGVIRSTFVVDAEGKIQQAKYNVKATGHVDRLRREIGV is encoded by the coding sequence ATGACCGAACAACTCTCCCCCGGCGATGTCGCCCCCGATTTCACGCTGCCCGACGCCGACGGCGGTTCCGTCACGCTGTCGGAGTACCGGGGAAGCCCCGTGGTCGTGTACTTCTACCCGGCCGCGGGCACTCCCGGCTGCACCAAGGAGGCCTGCGACTTCAGGGACAACCTCGCCGATCTGGAAGGGGCAGGCTTCGCGGTTCTCGGCATCTCGCCGGACAAGCCCGGCAAGCTCGCCGAGTTCCGCGATTCCGAAGGACTCACCTTCCCGCTGCTGTCGGACCCGGACCGCGCGGTCATGAGCCAGTGGGGCGCCTACGGTGAGAAGAACAACTACGGCAAGATCGTCCAGGGCGTGATCCGTTCCACGTTCGTGGTGGACGCGGAGGGCAAGATCCAGCAGGCGAAGTACAACGTCAAGGCGACCGGCCACGTCGACCGGCTGCGCCGCGAGATCGGGGTCTGA